Within Thermoplasmataceae archaeon, the genomic segment GGGTGGGCTTCAATATATTGCAATGTGTAGTGCAATAACGGAGTGCCCGTCAAAACAACACAATTAAAATGATTTCCTTACTGCCTCACTTGGTTTCAGAGAGCCAATGCTTAATACTCTGCTTTCTGAAAGGTCAACGACCGAAATAGAGGCGAATCTTATCTCAATACCATAACTGTCAAGTTCAGAGAGCCCCAAGTAATTGGCAATTACCGCCCTGATAGGAAGAGCATGGCTGATATAAATATTCTTACCTTCGTGTTTCTGCAAGGCTCTCTCCATCCTCTTCACCAGAGATGGCCATGGCTCCATTCCAAATTCCTCCCTCCCACCAAATGGTAAGCTATGAAAGGGTTTTCCGTTCATATTCCCGAGCCCACTTTCACGTATGTCGTCCTCGATCTCCACCTGAACACCTAATACGTCTGAAACGATCTCCGCAGTTTCCCGTGCCCTCAGAATAGGGCTGGAGTAAATCCGGTCAATGTGACATCCCTTCAACATTTTTGCAGAACGTTCTGCCTGCTCTCTGCCATTTTCTGTAAGGTGGTAGTGATCAATATCTTCCGAAACTATACCCTTGACATTGGCTTCGCTTTCACCATGTCTTATAAGGAAAGCTTCTTTCATCAAATTTGTAATACCTCTCGTCATTATTAATTATACCTGAAATCGAGGGAACCCCTGATTTCACGTATTAGCGCAGACAGGTAAATTCATAGCAGCCAGAATTATAAGGTGAAAGTAGCCCGGGGGGCATGTTACTTTTAAATATTGATTGTGCAATGTGGCCAGACAGATGAACAAGCACGAAAACAGGCTCATACATGAAAGGAGTCCATATCTTCTCCAGCACGCGCATAATCCGGTAGACTGGTATCCATGGTCAGGGGAAGCATTCAAGAGAGCACAAAACGAAGATAAGCCAGTATTTCTCAGTATTGGTTATTCTACCTGCCACTGGTGCCACGTCATGGAAAGGGAATCCTTTGAGGACGAAGATGTAGCGGAAGCCATGAACAGGAACTTTGTTTGCATCAAGGTGGACCGTGAGGAGAGACCCGATATAGATAACTTTTACATGACCGCAAGCCAGATGCTCACCGGAAGCGGTGGATGGCCCCTGAATGTCATTGTCACACCTGACCGCAAGCCGCTCTTTGCGATGACGTATATCCCTAGAAATTCTAGAGGAGACCGCATGGGCATAATTGATCTCTCAAACGCCATTGGGGAATTGTGGAAAAACAACAGGAAAGAACTGGTGGAGAAGGGGGAAGAAATAGTCTCAAGACTGGAGAAGCAGCCAGCCTCGGCCCCGGGAAATCTTGTTGACGAGCGGTTTCTCAATGAATCATTCAATGAACTGAAGGATAATTACGATGTCGAGAATGGTGGATTTGGAATAGCCCCAAAATTCCCCACGCCTCATTATATGCTTTTCCTCATACGCTATTTCCTGAGAACAGGAGAAAGAAAAGCACTGGAAATGGTCGAAATGACCATGAGGAAAATGAGTCTAGGCGGCATCTACGACCAAATTGGCGATGGCTTCCACAGATATTCAACAGACGCTGGTTGGTTCCTGCCTCACTTTGAAAAAATGCTTTATGATCAGGGAATGATAATGACCGTGCTTGCTGAACTGTATCGTGTTACTCATGACAGCTTTTACAGCGATCTTATTTCCAGAATTCATGACTTTCTTCTGAGGGATCTTCACTCAAAAAGCGGAGGATTCTATTCCGCAATTGACGCCGATAGTGAAGGTGTGGAGGGGAAATATTACACATGGACCTTGGGGGAGATATTAAAATTCCTCGGCGACGAGGATGGAAGGTATTATGCTAGGCTATTCAACGCTAACTCGGAAGGAAACTTTCACGACGAGGCAACCGGCAGGCATACTGGAAGAAACGTACTCTACCTCGACAAGGAGCTGGCAGAAATCTCAGAAGAAGAGGGAATCAGCGAAGACGAACTTAAAGGCAGGATTGAATCGGCAAGGAAGAAGCTGTTCGAAGCAAGGACGAGGAGAATTCCGCCGGCCACTGACACAAAAATTATAACCGCAACAAATGGAATAATAATTACTGCGCTTGCAAAGGCATACTCTGCGACTGGAAACAAACAATATCTTGATCTGGCCTTGCAAACGGCAGATTTCATTCTTGAAAAACTTGACGCGGGCCAGGATCGGTTATTTCACACCTATTCGGAAGGAGTTCCTTCTGTAGAGGGATTCATTGATGACTATGCCTATATGGTACAGGCACTGCTTGATCTATACGAAGCGACATATGATTCAAGTTTATTGGAGAAAGCCATCAGGTTGAATGACAGAACCCTCACAGAGTTCCTTGATAAGACCAACTTTGGATTTTATTTTACCGCCATTTACAGAAATGAGATCGGAAACAGGCGAAAGGAAGGATATGATGGCGCACTTCCTGCAGGAAATTCTATTCAGATACTGAATCTCCTCCGCTTATCCCAACTACTCGAGAACGATAGACTGAGAGAAGTTGCCCTCAAATCCATTAATTCCGAGTATGAAACGGCATCGAGATCCACCGTTTTTCACCTTTACCTGATGTGTGCTGTTGACTTGGCAATCGGCCCCGTTATACAGATTAGAATCTTCAGCGGAAAGGACCAGGTATCAGAGTCCATGATCGCCAAGGCAAGAGAAAAATTCAATCCCCTGCTGTCTGTACTTGTCATAAATGACTCCAACAGGGAATTACTGGGAAAATACACTGATATTTCCACCGAAGCTGCTGAGAAGACATCTGCACTTGTATGCAGAAACTTCTCGTGTCTCCCACCTGTTTACACACCTGAAGACCTTATGGCACACATATCGTAAAGGACAGGGGACACGAGACGGACTAGACCGTAGATGGTGAATAAGTCGTTATGGTCGCGTGGGTCTGGGTATCTATAAGTTCAAGATAAGAAACGGACTGGGGTCCGACTTTGCTCTGAAGCCCTATGACAGGATCTTCGCCAAGGTAGTTGCCAGCAGACACTGAAATTATCCAAGACGAGACAGTGACTTGCGCAGTGCCAGTAGATTTTGCGAATCCAAGGGTTGTTTCAGTTATGTTGCCGGTGTTGTTG encodes:
- a CDS encoding histidine phosphatase family protein, which produces MKEAFLIRHGESEANVKGIVSEDIDHYHLTENGREQAERSAKMLKGCHIDRIYSSPILRARETAEIVSDVLGVQVEIEDDIRESGLGNMNGKPFHSLPFGGREEFGMEPWPSLVKRMERALQKHEGKNIYISHALPIRAVIANYLGLSELDSYGIEIRFASISVVDLSESRVLSIGSLKPSEAVRKSF
- a CDS encoding thioredoxin domain-containing protein: MNKHENRLIHERSPYLLQHAHNPVDWYPWSGEAFKRAQNEDKPVFLSIGYSTCHWCHVMERESFEDEDVAEAMNRNFVCIKVDREERPDIDNFYMTASQMLTGSGGWPLNVIVTPDRKPLFAMTYIPRNSRGDRMGIIDLSNAIGELWKNNRKELVEKGEEIVSRLEKQPASAPGNLVDERFLNESFNELKDNYDVENGGFGIAPKFPTPHYMLFLIRYFLRTGERKALEMVEMTMRKMSLGGIYDQIGDGFHRYSTDAGWFLPHFEKMLYDQGMIMTVLAELYRVTHDSFYSDLISRIHDFLLRDLHSKSGGFYSAIDADSEGVEGKYYTWTLGEILKFLGDEDGRYYARLFNANSEGNFHDEATGRHTGRNVLYLDKELAEISEEEGISEDELKGRIESARKKLFEARTRRIPPATDTKIITATNGIIITALAKAYSATGNKQYLDLALQTADFILEKLDAGQDRLFHTYSEGVPSVEGFIDDYAYMVQALLDLYEATYDSSLLEKAIRLNDRTLTEFLDKTNFGFYFTAIYRNEIGNRRKEGYDGALPAGNSIQILNLLRLSQLLENDRLREVALKSINSEYETASRSTVFHLYLMCAVDLAIGPVIQIRIFSGKDQVSESMIAKAREKFNPLLSVLVINDSNRELLGKYTDISTEAAEKTSALVCRNFSCLPPVYTPEDLMAHIS